The following are encoded together in the Streptomyces sp. NBC_01465 genome:
- a CDS encoding RICIN domain-containing protein, whose amino-acid sequence MWNSLEPADTSVEPGATASLRLRLRNTGDTVEAYRLTPVGAAAGWTRIEPQELRLYPGAEETAQITFAPPRSPDVVAGPVPFGVRIEPQEHRGAAEVVEGRVTVGAFVQVHAELVPRTVRGRFRARGHVVVDNLGNRPLTAAFSGQKNGDAFTAETTPTAVQPDPGRAGFAAVELRPARVNWFGAVKEHPFLVTVGAPGSEQPGELTGTWIQPPVVPRWALSLVSALVAIAVVLAALWWRHDPGVKTQATEKVAAVPSLLPASATPTPSATPTPSATAVTPTPDAGGGASQKPEGGGGGAPAEKAKVAKPQTLRSNVNNQPFLDVFQARKEDGTAVDTFTWVENNENKNQWWTFYTYDDDSIALSPGNAPGSVLQTTDGSETGELWSVKGGIEKLRTGGLPGKQRWRLVQKDGFVNIVNVANGKCLTDASGGKQVLVWPCTDNGGVVDFQKWKIGGAP is encoded by the coding sequence ATGTGGAATTCACTGGAGCCGGCCGACACGTCCGTAGAGCCCGGGGCGACCGCGAGTCTGCGTCTGAGACTGCGCAACACGGGCGACACCGTCGAGGCGTACCGGCTGACTCCGGTCGGTGCGGCGGCGGGCTGGACGCGGATCGAACCCCAGGAGCTGCGGCTGTACCCGGGCGCCGAGGAGACCGCGCAGATCACCTTCGCGCCGCCCCGGTCGCCGGACGTCGTCGCGGGGCCCGTGCCCTTCGGGGTGCGGATCGAGCCGCAGGAGCACCGGGGGGCGGCGGAGGTCGTCGAGGGCCGGGTGACGGTGGGCGCGTTCGTCCAGGTCCACGCCGAGCTCGTGCCCCGTACCGTACGAGGACGCTTCCGGGCCCGCGGTCATGTCGTCGTGGACAACCTGGGCAACAGGCCGCTGACCGCGGCGTTCTCCGGTCAGAAGAACGGCGACGCGTTCACGGCGGAGACCACGCCGACGGCGGTTCAGCCGGACCCGGGAAGGGCCGGTTTCGCGGCGGTGGAACTGCGCCCGGCCCGGGTGAACTGGTTCGGTGCGGTGAAGGAACACCCCTTCCTCGTCACGGTGGGCGCGCCCGGCTCGGAGCAGCCGGGGGAGCTGACCGGCACCTGGATCCAGCCGCCGGTCGTCCCGCGCTGGGCGCTGTCGCTGGTGTCGGCGCTGGTCGCGATCGCCGTCGTACTGGCGGCGCTGTGGTGGCGCCACGACCCGGGCGTGAAGACCCAGGCGACGGAGAAGGTGGCGGCGGTCCCGTCGCTGCTCCCCGCGAGCGCGACCCCGACACCGAGCGCGACTCCGACGCCGTCCGCGACGGCGGTCACTCCGACGCCGGATGCGGGCGGCGGGGCCTCACAGAAGCCTGAGGGCGGGGGTGGTGGCGCCCCGGCGGAGAAGGCAAAGGTGGCGAAGCCGCAGACGCTGCGCAGCAACGTGAACAACCAGCCCTTCCTGGACGTCTTCCAGGCCAGGAAGGAGGACGGCACCGCGGTCGACACGTTCACGTGGGTGGAGAACAACGAGAACAAGAACCAGTGGTGGACGTTCTACACGTACGACGACGACTCGATAGCCCTGTCGCCAGGCAACGCCCCGGGCAGCGTCCTGCAGACGACGGACGGAAGCGAGACGGGCGAACTCTGGAGCGTGAAGGGCGGCATCGAAAAGCTCCGCACGGGCGGCCTCCCGGGCAAGCAGCGGTGGCGTCTGGTCCAGAAGGACGGCTTCGTGAACATCGTGAACGTGGCAAACGGCAAGTGCCTCACGGACGCGAGCGGCGGCAAGCAGGTGCTGGTCTGGCCGTGCACGGACAACGGCGGGGTCGTGGACTTCCAGAAGTGGAAGATCGGTGGGGCTCCGTAG